ACCGACGATATGTCCGGTGTGATGTACAAATTCCCCTTCCGAGTTCCCCCTTACTACGCCCTCATCCTCCGCTCTCTCGTCACCCTTGAAGGCATTGCCCTGAGCGTGGATTCGGAGTTCAAAATTCTTGGTGCGGCCTACCCCTACTTCGCGAGACGTTTGATGGAAGATCCTGATCCTCAATTGCGTCAAAGTCTCAAAGAGATGTTGTTCGAAGGTGATGCCTTCCGTTGGACAAGGCTGGAAGGTCTTGTTGCAAGTGCAGGGAGTCAAAACCAACTAGATCTCGAGTCTTTACTCGATCAAGTGCTCGACTTTCTGTTTTCAGCCAACGGCGGCATGCTCCGCAATCAACTGGTTGAAGCGGTAGCGGATCGTTTGGATGCGATTGGCTGGACAGCCCTACAACGCATCGGGCGCCGCTTGCCGCGGCCTCTTCAACCAACGCTGCTGCTTGATGCCAGCCCATCCCTCAACGAAGACAGCTATCTCGACCTGGAGCCAATCCGGCAACTCATCGGCGTTTTACAGCAATTGCCAGGTTTCAATCCTGATCTTGTGTTTAGTCGACTTCCTCGCTTGATTCGTGAACGGGATGCAAGACAAATGGGTGTTGCGCTGGCACAAGGATTAGCCGAACGCGGAGTTGTCCGCCTGGTCAAAGCAGCAGCAGGAAGTCCGAATTAGATTCCGTCAATTGTTCAAGATCATGCCCCGCAAATCCAGCCGCCAAACCATCCTGGCGCTTGGTGCCGCAATCGGTCTCAGCATTTCATCTGCGTTTCAACCGGTCCATGCTGCCAAGGATGTTGCTCTCGTCAGCGGAGCCTATAAACGATCGATCTCTGTGAGCGACCTTGTCTATCTCGCAGAAACTGGCAAAGCCAGAGGCATTCTTTCTGATGTTCTTCGCTTTGGAAAACAGGATCCCAAAGAGGTCGCCAAATTACTGAACCAGAAACTTGATCTTCCCTTAGTTCTTACCAGTCGTTTGATGTCCACTCGCATCGGAGACGTCATCATCCGCCGTGTCGCAACGATCATTTATCCCCTCAAAGTGCCCGATCCCTCGGTGAGCGTTCCTGCCATCCGAGCCGGTGTCATTAACGGTCTGCAAAAAGAAGAGGGTGGCCTCACCGTGATCAACTTTCTGGATGCCTATCCGGCAGAGGTGATGGAGGTGAATATTCCTGCCCTCATGGCCTTGATCGAAAAAGCTGAATCCATTGCTGGCTTGGTGAAATTCTTCTCCGATTCACCCCTCGACGGTTTGAAATAAAGCCTTCGTACACCCGGCCGCTCGATCCAGACACATAGATTTCTGGAATTGCTGCTCTCTGCGGGTGTCCGTATTCAAGAACCTCCGCCGGCGTTTCACGGCCAAACCAGTCATGCAGGACTGGCCAGGACTGATTGAAGCCTATCGATCCTGGCTTCCCG
This portion of the Synechococcus sp. ROS8604 genome encodes:
- a CDS encoding alpha/beta hydrolase yields the protein MPRKSSRQTILALGAAIGLSISSAFQPVHAAKDVALVSGAYKRSISVSDLVYLAETGKARGILSDVLRFGKQDPKEVAKLLNQKLDLPLVLTSRLMSTRIGDVIIRRVATIIYPLKVPDPSVSVPAIRAGVINGLQKEEGGLTVINFLDAYPAEVMEVNIPALMALIEKAESIAGLVKFFSDSPLDGLK